The following coding sequences are from one Loxodonta africana isolate mLoxAfr1 chromosome 18, mLoxAfr1.hap2, whole genome shotgun sequence window:
- the TMEM106A gene encoding transmembrane protein 106A has protein sequence MGETFSQLDSLEENKSILSPDPATGHKANSYSSTRRSKSFSSCVPREGAAGGGFVTCPTCQGSGEIPRELEKQLVALIPYGDQRLKPRHTKLFVFLAVLICLVTSTLIVFFLFPRSIAVQPAGLNSSTVAFGKADIHLNITNVLNISNRNYYPITVTQLAIEILHLSLVVGQVSESLFLPISPLGNEQMFYAVASRILDENTYKICTWQKIKVHHVLLHIQGTLTCSYLSHSEQLVFQSYEYVDCQENSSVPHLLASHPP, from the exons ATGGGTGAGACCTTCTCCCAGCTGGACTCTCTAGAGGAGAACAAGTCCATCCTGTCCCCGGACCCAGCCACTGGTCATAAAGCCAACAGCTACTCCAGCACCCGTAGGAGCAAGTCCTTTAGTTCCTGTGTGCCTCGTGAAGGGGCTGCTGGTGGTGGCTTTGTGACTTGTCCCACCTGCCAGGGCAGTGGGGAGATCCCCCGAG AGCTAGAGAAGCAGCTGGTGGCCCTCATCCCCTACGGGGACCAGAGGCTGAAGCCCAGACACAC GAAACTCTTCGTGTTCCTAGCAGTGCTCATCTGCCTGGTGACCTCCACCCTTATCGTCTTTTTCCTGTTTCCCCGGTCCATCGCTGTGCAGCCTGCGGGCCTCAACTCCTCCACAGTGGCCTTTGGCAAGGCTGATATCCACCTCAACATAACG AATGTCTTGAACATCTCTAATCGCAACTACTACCCCATCACTGTGACCCAGCTGGCCATCGAGATCCTGCATCTCTCCCTCGTGGTGGGGCAGGTCTCTGAGAGCCTCTTCCTGCCCATCAGCCCTTTGGGCAATGAACAG ATGTTTTATGCGGTGGCCAGCAGGATATTGGATGAAAATACATA CAAAATATGTACCTGGCAGAAAATCAAAGTCCATCATGTGCTTTTGCACATCCA GGGTACCCTGACCTGTTCCTACCTGAGCCATTCAGAGCAGCTGGTTTTCCAGAGCTATGAGTACGTGGACTGCCAGGAAAACTCGTCTGTGCCCCATTTGCTGGCCTCTCACCCACCGTGA